In Cotesia glomerata isolate CgM1 linkage group LG3, MPM_Cglom_v2.3, whole genome shotgun sequence, one genomic interval encodes:
- the LOC123261393 gene encoding uncharacterized protein LOC123261393 produces the protein MLTIRLKSVEQIVQALNNPIIKLFYLFLDYILPKFTKLNELFQSSSVVVTSLHDKMCKSYQELFETYMSRDYIYRTNLIELDPCNESHRLRSENMYFGIEVRKMLDQVEIRNNEKLKSDFATTCTDFLIEGCKEIKKRYDFSDLVLKLVSYLNPSKAMLRKTRDIVPSLLPLMKVLPRIAASDQHQIINDEWRQLPSFELPAGIDVNDPVDIFWAKLLECEGGDQGMTFKNVSKFVLETISLPHSNADSKRIFSKINLIKTKARNKMTISTVNGVLLAKQRVRGKENGCTTYDPSQSEYSRMNKALLYIKKITTESTAKTVQDLYSDADVEEFNNILMPNDF, from the coding sequence ATGCTAACTATTCGATTAAAATCTGTTGAACAGATTGTCCAAGCTCTCAACAATCCGATCATCaaactattttatctttttctgGACTATATATTACCTAAATTTACTAAACTAAATGAACTCTTTCAGTCATCGTCGGTAGTTGTTACAAGCCTCCATGATAAAATGTGTAAAAGCTATCAAGAACTTTTCGAAACGTACATGTCCAGAGATTATATTTATCGGACCAATTTAATTGAACTAGACCCATGCAATGAGTCGCATCGTTTACGTTCGGAAAATATGTACTTTGGAATTGAAGTCAGAAAAATGCTGGATCAGGTCGAAATTCgcaataatgaaaaattaaaatcagatTTCGCAACGACTTGTACCGATTTTCTAATTGAAGGttgtaaagaaattaaaaagcGCTATGATTTTTCAGatcttgttttaaaattagtctCGTATCTGAATCCGTCGAAAGCAATGTTGAGAAAGACCAGGGATATTGTCCCCAGTTTGCTGCCCTTGATGAAGGTTTTGCCTCGTATTGCAGCAAGTGATCAACATCAAATAATCAATGATGAGTGGCGTCAATTACCGTCTTTCGAGCTCCCGGCAGGTATTGATGTAAATGATCCGGTCGATATTTTTTGGGCAAAGCTGTTGGAATGTGAAGGAGGAGACCAAGGAATGACTTTTAAAAACGTTTCAAAATTTGTGCTCGAAACAATATCACTTCCACACTCGAATGCTGACAGTAAACGCATATTCAgcaaaattaacttaattaaaacTAAGGCTCGCAATAAAATGACAATTTCGACGGTAAACGGCGTGCTATTAGCTAAACAACGAGTTAGAGGTAAAGAAAACGGTTGCACAACGTATGATCCATCACAGAGTGAATACAGTCGGATGAACAAAGCGTTactatacataaaaaaaattactacagAAAGCACTGCCAAAACGGTTCAAGATTTATATAGTGACGCGGATGTAGaggaatttaataatattttaatgccAAACGATTTCTAA